From Apium graveolens cultivar Ventura chromosome 9, ASM990537v1, whole genome shotgun sequence, the proteins below share one genomic window:
- the LOC141685655 gene encoding uncharacterized protein LOC141685655: MCPVCISDEETTIHALVTCPKAAHIWSLIIPDINQQVEEDFFEWMDRVLSQVDKERRALIVTVSWAIWRVRNEKVWRNKNCSANGVLYSAKSYLTQWRETQSRSFVTLPHAGQADDGAFTWVKSQESLVKVNVDAALFPEQLLFGAGMVIRDCRGDLIQAKTVLSAGVMQPELAEVMAIKEALSWMEVNGWHEGILESDCLEGLANCEVASYGQFEKQRENMLLVDHSHTSEKVNSLNTMAPFGSAVENCCAVKKVLSRKLDDCLG; encoded by the exons ATGTGCCCTGTCTGCATTAGTGACGAAGAAACGACGATACATGCTTTAGTGACGTGCCCCAAAGCTGCTCATATTTGGAGCTTGATTATTCCAGATATTAACCAACAGGTAGAGGAGGATTTCTTTGAATGGATGGATAGAGTGTTGAGCCAGGTAGATAAAGAAAGAAGAGCTTTAATAGTCACTGTAAGCTGGGCGATATGGAGAGTAAGAAATGAGAAGGTCTGGAGGAATAAGAACTGTTCTGCAAATGGAGTGTTGTATTCAGCAAAAAGTTACCTTACACAATGGAGAGAAACCCAAAGCAGGTCGTTTGTGACTCTACCTCATGCAGGTCAAGCTGATGATGGAGCTTTCACTTGGGTTAAATCACAGGAGTCGTTAGTTAAGGTCAATGTTGATGCAGCCTTATTTCCAGAGCAGCTGTTATTTGGAGCAGGTATGGTTATTCGTGATTGCAGAGGTGATTTAATTCAAGCTAAAACGGTGCTCTCAGCCGGAGTTATGCAACCGGAGCTTGCAGAGGTGATGGCCATTAAAGAGGCGTTGAGTTGGATGGAGGTGAACGGCTGGCATGAGGGAATTCTTGAGTCTGATTGTCTG GAAGGGTTGGCTAATTGTGAGGTAGCTTCATATGGTCaatttgagaaacaaagagaAAAC ATGTTGTTAGTGGACCATAGTCATACCAGTGAGAAGGTAAATAGTTTGAACACTATGGCTCCGTTTGGGAGTGCTGTTGAAAACTGTTGTGCTGTGAAAAAAGTGTTGTCTAGAAAATTAGATgattgtttg GGGTGA
- the LOC141682485 gene encoding putative F-box/LRR-repeat protein 8, protein MGQSSSVHAVQVIKAQALPLNFNNFLNAGDDDLISKLPDDCLGLIFQSLSSGDRKSCSLVSRRWFVIEARSREKLNLKAQSDLLSVIPGLFYRFDSITNLTLRFNRTKDSLDDEALSLIARKCRRLDRINLRGCRAVTEIGMAALGMHAKGLKKFSCGSCTFGVQGMNALLDNCTSLEVLSVKRLHGIKNSGGKMIGPGVAASLEAIRLKELHNGQCFSSLIVGSKKLRSLKLLQCSGDWDNVVEMVARRENSCLSEVHFDKVQVSDVGLSALSYCLELESLHIIKTVDCTNFGIISVLEKCSLLRKLHIDGWRTNQIGDQGLVSIGKHGANLEELVLMGVNPSLISIEAIASGCKKLERLAICGSKTVADAELCCIATKCEALKKLCIKSCPISDKGIEAFAPGCPNLMKIKVKKCVAVTSGAEALLRLNKRSIIINIDVCELQVEAVDANASDAAGTQEDEAELLPMANQDVDTDNSSEASSSRKGRAKRRFGLFRGKCYVARACKKWLNRASS, encoded by the coding sequence ATGGGCCAATCTTCCTCTGTTCATGCCGTCCAAGTGATCAAAGCCCAAGCACTGCCGttaaattttaacaatttctTGAACGCAGGTGATGATGACTTGATCTCGAAGCTTCCCGACGACTGTTTAGGCTTGATTTTTCAATCTCTCAGCTCTGGTGATCGTAAATCTTGCTCGCTTGTTAGTAGAAGATGGTTTGTTATTGAAGCTCGGAGCCGcgaaaaattaaatttaaaagcTCAGTCAGATCTTTTGTCTGTTATTCCTGGTTTGTTTTACAGGTTTGATTCGATCACGAATCTTACTCTTCGTTTTAACCGGACAAAGGATAGTCTTGATGATGAGGCATTAAGTTTGATAGCTAGGAAGTGTCGTAGACTTGATCGTATTAATTTACGTGGCTGTCGTGCGGTTACTGAGATTGGTATGGCAGCTTTAGGTATGCATGCCAAGGGTTTAAAGAAGTTTTCGTGTGGATCGTGTACGTTTGGAGTACAGGGGATGAATGCTTTGCTTGATAATTGCACGTCTCTTGAGGTATTATCGGTTAAGCGTCTTCATGGCATTAAGAATAGTGGTGGTAAAATGATAGGTCCTGGTGTGGCTGCATCTTTGGAGGCTATTCGGTTGAAGGAGCTTCATAACGGTCAGTGCTTTAGCTCGCTTATAGTTGGATCCAAGAAGTTGAGGTCGTTGAAATTGTTGCAGTGTTCAGGTGATTGGGATAACGTTGTGGAAATGGTTGCGCGTAGAGAGAATAGTTGTCTGTCTGAGGTACATTTTGATAAGGTGCAAGTTAGTGATGTTGGTCTTTCAGCTCTGTCCTATTGTTTGGAATTGGAGAGTTTGCATATAATTAAAACTGTGGATTGTACAAATTTTGGGATTATATCAGTGTTAGAGAAGTGTAGTTTATTGAGAAAGCTTCATATTGATGGGTGGAGAACTAATCAGATTGGGGACCAAGGTCTTGTTTCGATTGGTAAGCATGGTGCTAACCTTGAAGAATTGGTGCTCATGGGTGTCAACCCAAGTCTTATTAGTATCGAAGCTATTGCTTCGGGTTGTAAAAAACTGGAGAGATTAGCTATTTGTGGTAGTAAGACCGTTGCTGATGCTGAATTGTGTTGCATTGCTACAAAATGTGAGGCTTTAAAGAAGTTATGCATCAAGTCCTGTCCTATTTCGGATAAGGGAATTGAAGCTTTTGCTCCGGGATGCCCCAATTTAATGAAAATAAAGGTAAAAAAGTGTGTAGCAGTAACTAGTGGAGCAGAGGCTTTGTTGAGGCTGAACAAGAGATCAATAATAATAAATATTGATGTATGTGAGCTTCAAGTTGAAGCCGTGGATGCCAACGCCAGTGATGCAGCTGGAACACAAGAGGATGAAGCGGAGTTACTACCAATGGCGAACCAAGACGTTGATACAGACAACTCCTCCGAGGCTTCTTCCAGTAGAAAAGGTCGTGCAAAGCGAAGGTTTGGCCTTTTTAGAGGTAAGTGTTATGTGGCTCGTGCTTGTAAGAAGTGGTTAAATAGAGCTAGTAGTTAA